DNA from Arthrobacter sp. FW305-BF8:
CCGCGCTTGAGCGCCCGCGCCGCGCTGTTGGGCCGGTATCCCAGTTCGTTCATCGCCGCAATGACCTGGCGCCGCGTGCTTTCGATGACGTCCGGGCTCCCGTTGGACACCCGGGAGACCGTTTGGGAGGAGACGCCGGCGAGCTTCGCGACGTCGGCCATGGACACCTGCGGCTTGCGCCGCAGCGCGCCACCTGCCGCGCCCTGTGCGGCGGACAGATTGTGGACCGGGGGTTGACCGGGTTCGTGCTCCATGTCACCATCGTACCAATCATGTTTGCGCAAACACTAACAAAAGCTCACATCGATGTTTGCGCAAACAGAACACTTCCCGTCACCCGCCAAGTGACGCAGCCCTACAGAGGACCCTTCATGACAATGACGTCCCCGCAAGTCGCAGCGCGAGCCGGAGAGGCTACGCCGGCTGGCCGGACAACCCGCCGCGCCAACCGCCGATCCTGGGCCGGCTGGTGGTTCATCTGCCCGTTCATGGCCGTGTTCGCCCTGGTTTTCCTGGCCCCGATCGCCTACTCCATCTACCTGAGCGTTTTCCGCAACCAGCTCATTGGCGGTAAGGCGTTCGTGGGCCTGGACAACTACGCCCGGGCCCTGGGCGACGCGCAGTTCTGGTCCGCGCTGGGGCGGGTTTCGCTGTTCCTGGCAGTCCAGGTTCCGGTCATGCTGTTCATCGCCCTCGTTGTGGCCCTCGCCCTGGACAGCGGCCGGCTTTACGGAAGGTCGTTCTTCAGGATCTCGATTTTCCTTCCCTACGCCGTGCCGGCGGTCGTCGCCACGCTCATGTGGGGCTTCATGTACGGCACCCGCTTCGGCCTGGTGGGAAACATCAACCAGGCCTTCGGCCTCAACCTGCCCAGCCCGCTCTCCTCGGAACTGGTGCTGGCCTCCATCGGAAACATCGTCACCTGGGAATTCATCGGCTACAACATGCTGATCTTCTACTCCGCCCTGACTGTCATCCCCAAGTCGCTCTATGAGGCCGCCGAGATCGACGGCGCCGGCCAGCTGAGGGTCATCACCGCCATCAAGCTGCCGGCCATCCGGGGCGCCATCGTGGTGGCCAGCATCTTCTCCGTGATCGGCAGCTTCCAGCTCTTCAACGAGCCCAGCATCCTCAAGAGCCTCTCACCCAACACCATCTCGACCTACTTCACACCCAACCTGTACGCCTTCTCCCTGTCGTTCTCCGGGCAGCAGTACAACTACTCCGCCACGGTGGCGATCATCATGGGGCTGATCACCATGGCCATTGCCTATGCCGTCCAGGTCCGCGGCATGCGAAAGGAGCGCTGACCATGAGCGTTCAGACAACCGCCCGTCCCGGCAGCGCCGGCGCAGCATCCCCGGCAAGACTGCGCACCACGCGTATGCGGTCCCCCCGGACAGGACGGCGTTCGCGCCGGAGCGTGGCTCTGACTCTCCTGATGGGCCTTGTCCTGCTCTACAGCCTGGCCCCGCTGTTCTGGCTGCTGGTCAACGCCACCAAAACCCAGGACGGCCTCCTCAACTCCTTCGGCCTGTGGTTCGACGCCGATTTTGCCCTCTGGGACAACATCGCCCGGACCGCAACGTACGACGGCGGGATCTTCCTTCGTTGGTTCGCCAACACGGTCCTCTACGTCGTGCTCGGCGCCGGCGGCGCCACGTTTCTGGCCGTCCTCGGCGGCTACGCACTGGCGAAGTTCGACTTCCCGGGCCGGAAGGCCGTGTTCGCCGTCGTGATCGGCGCGGTGGCCATCCCCGGCACGGCCCTCGCCGTCCCCACGTTCCTCATGTTCAGCCAGATGGGACTCACCAACACTCCGTGGGCCGTGATCATCCCCTCGCTCATCTCGCCCTTCGGCCTGTACCTCATGTGGACCTTTGCCTCCGAGGCCATCCCCACCGAGATCATGGAGTCCGCCCGGATCGACGGCGCCAGCGAGGCACGCACGTTCTTCCAAGTCTGCCTGCCGCTGCTGACTCCGGGCATCGTCACCGTGCTGCTCTTCACCATGGTGGCCACCTGGAACAACTACTTCCTGCCGCTGATCATGCTGAAGAACCCGGACTGGTACCCCCTCACCCTGGGCCTGAATGCCTGGAACGCGCAGGCCGCCACCGCTGGCGGGGAAGCCATCTTCAACCTCGTCATCACCGGCTCCCTGCTCACCATCCTGCCGCTGATCGCAGCGTTCCTGCTGCTCCAGCGCTACTGGCAGTCCGGCCTTTCCGCCGGAAGCGTCAAAGAATAACGCCCCGTCCACCCTCATCAACAACGCAGTTAGAAGGAAGACCATGATCAAGACCCTGACCCGCCGCGGCCTGCTGCAGAGCTCCGCCGTCGCCGCCGCGCTCGCTCTGGGGCTCACCGCCTGCGGAGGCGGCGGCAACGCGGCGCCGCAGCAAACGGTCAACAGCGACGCCGTCGAGCAAGCCCTCCAGAAGGGCGGCAAGCTGACGGTGTGGGCCTGGGACCAGTCGCTGAAGAAGGTCGCCGAAGGCTTCGAAGCCAAGTATCCCAACGTGGACGTCAACCTCGTCAACGCGGGCACCGGCAACGACCAGTACACCGCCCTGCAGAACGCCATCTCCGCCGGCTCCGGCGTGCCCGACGTCGCGCAGATCGAATACTACGCACTTCCGCAGTTTGCCCTCAGCAAATCGCTGGCAGACCTTGGTCAGTTCGGCGCCGCCGACCTCGACGGCACCTTCACGGCCGGCCCGTGGTCCTCGGTGCAGGCACAGGGCGGCGTCTACGGCCTTCCCATGGATTCCGGCCCCATGGCCCTGTTCTACAACAAGGAACTGTTCGACAAGCACGGCATCGCAGTCCCCACCACGTGGGATGAATTCCTCGAGGCCGGACGCGCGCTGAAGAAGGCGGACCCCAAGGCCTACATCGCCAACGACACCGGGGACGCCGGGTTCACCACCAGCATGATCTGGCAGGCCGGCGGCAAGCCCTACCAGGTGGACGGCACCAACGTCGGCGTCAACTTCTCCGATGAAGGGTCCACCAAGTTCGCCGAGACCTGGCAAAAGCTCATCGACGAGGACCTGCTGGCCCCCATCAGCTCCTGGAGCGACGAGTGGTACAAGGGCCTGGGCAACGGAACCATCGCAACCCTGTCCACGGGCGCCTGGATGCCGGGGAACCTCGTCTCCGGCGTCGCCGACGGGGCCGG
Protein-coding regions in this window:
- a CDS encoding carbohydrate ABC transporter permease — encoded protein: MTSPQVAARAGEATPAGRTTRRANRRSWAGWWFICPFMAVFALVFLAPIAYSIYLSVFRNQLIGGKAFVGLDNYARALGDAQFWSALGRVSLFLAVQVPVMLFIALVVALALDSGRLYGRSFFRISIFLPYAVPAVVATLMWGFMYGTRFGLVGNINQAFGLNLPSPLSSELVLASIGNIVTWEFIGYNMLIFYSALTVIPKSLYEAAEIDGAGQLRVITAIKLPAIRGAIVVASIFSVIGSFQLFNEPSILKSLSPNTISTYFTPNLYAFSLSFSGQQYNYSATVAIIMGLITMAIAYAVQVRGMRKER
- a CDS encoding carbohydrate ABC transporter permease, producing MSVQTTARPGSAGAASPARLRTTRMRSPRTGRRSRRSVALTLLMGLVLLYSLAPLFWLLVNATKTQDGLLNSFGLWFDADFALWDNIARTATYDGGIFLRWFANTVLYVVLGAGGATFLAVLGGYALAKFDFPGRKAVFAVVIGAVAIPGTALAVPTFLMFSQMGLTNTPWAVIIPSLISPFGLYLMWTFASEAIPTEIMESARIDGASEARTFFQVCLPLLTPGIVTVLLFTMVATWNNYFLPLIMLKNPDWYPLTLGLNAWNAQAATAGGEAIFNLVITGSLLTILPLIAAFLLLQRYWQSGLSAGSVKE
- a CDS encoding ABC transporter substrate-binding protein, with the protein product MIKTLTRRGLLQSSAVAAALALGLTACGGGGNAAPQQTVNSDAVEQALQKGGKLTVWAWDQSLKKVAEGFEAKYPNVDVNLVNAGTGNDQYTALQNAISAGSGVPDVAQIEYYALPQFALSKSLADLGQFGAADLDGTFTAGPWSSVQAQGGVYGLPMDSGPMALFYNKELFDKHGIAVPTTWDEFLEAGRALKKADPKAYIANDTGDAGFTTSMIWQAGGKPYQVDGTNVGVNFSDEGSTKFAETWQKLIDEDLLAPISSWSDEWYKGLGNGTIATLSTGAWMPGNLVSGVADGAGKWRVAPLPQWEKGATSSSENGGSSLAIPAAGSQAALAYGFLKYSNVEEGVQTRIDGGAFPATSKDLASEKFQNTQFKYFGGQKANQIFAESAKNVPAGWSYLPFQVYANSIFNDTAGQAYVSGTKLKDGLTAWQKASVKYGTEQGFTVKE